CTGATCCAAGTGGCATTGAAGTCCGGATAGTTGGTGGGCACAAATCGGCTTTGTATGAAATCTTGGTACTTGACACGGTTCTCGGACTTGATCTCGGACGGATGTCTCGAAGTGCCGGATGCCGACGAGAAGCTCTTGGGCAATCGCTTGAGGGCACTGGACACCATCTCCTTCTGCCTGGAGCTCAGGGCAATGATCAGAATCACCACGAGAGCCAGGAGAGCCACTCCGATGAGAGTCCGGCGTTTCCTTTTCCGGTACTTGTCATTGGCAGACAGCATGCCGGGCTCGTCAATGTGCACACTTGAGCCTGAATTGACACCCCGGATCTCTGATACGGAGCCATTGAGGTCACCGTAACTGAAGAGGCCTCGAGCACGGGAGAAAAACGCCATTTTCAATCTGGCTCAAGTGGTCTGATGGTCCAGATGACACCCACACTCCCCCAAGGTTTTCACAAAGATCAGCGAACCAACGTTTAGTCACTCTCGATTCTAGGACTCGGTCTTCCGTACTTCACTTCACCAACTGAGATGCTTTCAATTCACTTGTTCAGCAATGGTTGATGTCATTTCATGCTTGGCTTGAGAACGGCTGCGCTAAATGCGGTAGCATTAATTCTTCATCCCTTGATATGAGCCCAATATGAAGATACTCTCCAAAGGTTAAAGGGGGCTAAAAGTCAGCACCGCCTATCAATTCAGTCGCCCTTCTTGAAGGTCTTTTATGTTCTGATCTTGTGACATTTACTCAGCTGGATAAACACCAAATCATCACCTTATCCCATGGTACGAGTTCCCTCCGAACTACCTTTTGCTACACTTATCGTGTCTGTGACCGTACGCACAGATTCTGATAGCTGCTGCCGCCACCACCTTTGGATTTGTTCTGGCAcgactggttggttggttggttggttggttggatttgGTCTTTGGTTGATCGGTAACCTGCTCAGTTGGTGGTTGTGTGGCAATCAGCACCAGTTTGCCTATGAACCTGTGTACGGGACTTTGCTCTATGCGTTCTACCATACCCGTCTACATTGATTCGTACGTACAGTGCGTACCTACCTCGTCCGAAAAGCCAACGTCTTATGATGATGCACGTGTTCAAGAATAGATCAACTATTTCCAACGATTTGCCTTCAGCATTAGTATTGTACAGTCCCTTGTCGAATATGCAGCACTTGGTGTTGTTTTGATATACCAGGTGAACTGCTTATGGCGTAGCAGCAATCGACGGTGAAACACCATCTCAAGGCCAAGTAACTCGTACGTCTCATGGTGTTCCACCGTCACGTTGAGGGTTTCTCTGTACGCTCCATAATTCGGCAAGCTAAAGCGATGCTTTAATTTGGTGGCGTATTGTCACTTTGGGTCAAATGGGAAGGTTGTGATGAAATAATACAAAGactaaacaaaaatattcctgttcaacattttttctctttggctTAGGGTATTGAAGACAGTTCCTTCCCTCAGGATGTTTCCAATATTGGATTATCGAATCCCAATATGGTTGAGCGTTTTCCAAGATAATAACTCCTCCAATATTGGACCGGTGAACAACGGGTCGCTCGCAAAACGAGTATCACATTCAATAGAAGAGACACTGTGAAGTCATGGGGCTAATCTAAATCAACCGGCAAGACGTGACAAGAGATTTTCTTTAACCCATGAATAAAACGAGCGAAGCAAATAAAACCCTGACCAAGTTTAACACggatttgattttaattcaaTCGAAGGAAGGGGAATGTATCCATGATCTATCATTAATGTGTTGGATCGCTTCGATTGAAAAATGGAGGAACCTGCTATTTCAAATACCTTTATTCCCTCAGTGTTTCTGTTCCTTCACGAGTGGAACACCGTTGAGGATTTGGAGAATGAACGGGAGGGCGAGCCTCCATTTGAAGCCTGGACCTCGACGGAGAAGTAACTGCGACATGGAAACTTTCACTCGTAAATATTCTCAACATGACCAACGACAATTGTGCTTCAACGAGGCCTTGACGAACTTCTTGATTTGTGACTGCATTTCACCCGAAATCCTGGAGGGTGAAGGCTTTCAGAGGCTGATCGAAGAGTTGGATCCAAAGTTAAGAATTCCAATCTCCgacatgaagaagaaagtcCTAGGGGTTGAATTCCAGATCCAAAAAAGGGTCGAGGCTCTTCTTCAAGAGGCCAGAGAGAAGGCATTGAGTGTTGGAGTGTTACAAAAGTCCCTGCAGAGTCATATCGGGGCTCAAGAGGAAGTGGCCTTAGGACTGCAGTTCATTGACACTGACTTCAGACTAAAATCGTTGAGCTTACGATCGCATTTCAAAACGGACTTTGACTTCAACGAGGAGGTGAACCAATTGGAATTGCCTGATGACTGCCTAATATTCGGTGGGGACCAGTTTGACCCCCGATGGATGATTCCCAATCTGAAGGGCATCTTTGAGGAATCGCTGAGAGTGGCATGTGGGCATAAAGTATTGGATGGAGCAATGGCTAAAGGGCAGGATCTCATCAAAAATCTCACCCTAAAGAACAACGTACAAGCACATGTTGGTCTTCAATGCCACAAGATGGGCATTAAATGCCCCGTTTTCAACAACATCTCGGATCAAGATGACCACGTATTGATCATGAGCACCTTTGTCGCACTCGAGGGCCCCCTGAAGGTCCTTGAAATGTACGAAGAAGTCCATCCCTTGGTACCATGCCCAGCAGAATGGAGTTGCCTGAAGAGGATTGCGAACGTGTACAAAGAATTCATGAAACTTTTAAGTGGCTGGGAGGCCTGGCGAATGCTTACTACTCACAAAGTCATCCCAGAGGTTTACGATCTGTCGGCCAAGCTCCAAAGACAGTTGGTCGAGATCCAGGGCGATAACAACCCTTGTGTGGACGTCCTTCAGGCTCTCTTGGACACTCTGAATTGTCTTTTACCAAGATGTGGGAGCAAAGTGCCCGTCCTCGCCATTGGAAACCTCCTTGATCCACGATTTCATGGCGTTCATTTGGAACATCATGATTGCTTCGACGCAACGCGATCGATTCTTGAGGCAGAATGCGCCAACGCCAGGAACCTGAAGGCACCTTCCAGTTCAGCATTGGACTTACATTCACCTTCAAGTCCCTCGGAGATTTTGGTGAAACGCTTGAAACGTGAGCCGGAAACGGCGGATATTTGCTTGCAAGCGGAAATGGATCGGTACTTAGCCTTACCCGTCCTCAAGTGCAGTTCGACAGATCTCGACATTCTGAAATTCTGGAGACAAAACGAAATAATTCTGCCAAATTTGGCGCGAATGGCGCGGAAGTTTCTCGTGGTTCCAGTGATTCCAGTAACTCATCTCACCGCTGAGCAGCAAACTCCCAATTTCTCTACTATGAACTTTATCAAATCAAACTTCCAATCTCTACAATGTTAAGAAATGGTTTAGACAACAAATAAGTATAGAGTGACAATGCAAAAATATACCTCTTGTCCATGTTGCAGTTCAGCTCATTGTGgatccttctttttttcacacaAAGTGTGAAGTCTTAATACGTATTTTCCCgatgctttcaaaatttagcAAAGAATTTCagttcttctccttttttcacatttattcTTCCCCCAAGATCCTCGTTATCTATGGATTGCTCAAAGGCCAGCCGTCAGAGCATTTGACCCGCAACTTAAAGGGATCAAGGAACCCAATCTGAggtcagaaatatttagtgaAATGTGTTCGATTTCTAAGCCTCCTAGTCTACGATTTCCCAAATTGGGACGAATTGGGAATATTAGATCGAAATTGGGAATTAGATCAATTAAATACGCAATCAATAAGTTCAGAAAGATTTTCCTCTGGTCAATTAATATCAAGATATAATATGCAAGAGCCTccttttgcctcaaaaagGCTTACTCTCTTCGGTAACTACAAACAGGTAGGGCTTCACAAAACTTCACAAATGGGGCCTGATATGAGCTAACGGATCTAAGTACAATGCGCAAACTGAGCCTCTATTCAAAAATTATAATATAATGAAATTAAAATACCTTTTCCAAACGAATTGTAATACAAGTATCAGAAGAATGATTTCTGTTGTAGGGTCCATAAAAACTTTAAAATTCCGTTTTCACATGTCATAAATCTAAGGGTAGATCAACGCATCTTCAAGGCACGAAAACGCCAACCTCAAAGATGATGAACAGTTTACCCTCATCTACATACCCTCATATTTAGACAAACAGAATTTTGATAGATCTCATGCCTAAGGAGAAAGAATTCAGAAACAAGTAACAGAAAAACCATatatttctttgaaagtgcATGTCCCCTAGTTCGTTGCTACACTTGCAGCAAAAGTATAAGCAAAATATAATCACTAGTCTGATCATAGTGCCGTAACGATTCAAAAAATTCTTTcgcttttttatttttcctctaCTGAAATGTCTATTTTTCCAACATCTTTATTAAAAGATTCAACATCAATAAGGGTAACCGCTCACTAATACGTCTTTTTAGACATGAGTGGTTCCCCGATGtcttgtttatttttccaTATTATCATTGATTTTACATCAATACAATGGGGTGGAAATAGACAAAtacaaaacataaaagaaGCGCAATCAACCTTAGGAATAATACATAAATCTTTTCAGTGGGACTCTCCTTTTTCCTGTTATTCAATGTATGGAAAAAGAGCACCACGTATACGTAGTTTAAGGACAATATTAAAAACAATTTCAGAGTCCAAGAGATCCTGTGGTGTTCCGGCCCTTGGAAGACATTACCTGCATTAAAGGATTTCTTTAATGTCacagattcaaattttgagaagaATCTTACGCGTAACTCCAATATTTTATCCTTTCAAAAATCTCGCAACAGGCATTGTAACATGTTGTAGTGCAAACAACGGAAGTAAACGGAAATTCCTCTTGTTCACTAACAAAATAGCAGTTTCAGTTTCATtggtcatatttttttaaacttcatTGTTTGTCCTTCAAGCGCTCTAGTACATTGCTTTTAGATTAAGAAAATCGATTGAATGTGGATAACAATTTGATTCCCCGCTGAGAAAAGCTTGTTATCTTTAGTTCTAATCTTCTTTTTGCAAAGTTATTCCATAAAGTATTTTAACCGCCATTtaactcaaatcaaatttcatcttaAAAACTACCTGATGATtaggatttttctttttgcctgTTAcctgaaaatttgtttgaaaccatttcaaaagcacaaaaattattggtttttgatgaaatatttagcGTGGTTTTTCAATATGTTTTTAATTATTCTGccctttttcaataaaataatTGTTATTATGGAAgcagatttcaatttcccgGGCCACCTCCATTGAGCTCACCCCGTGTTTGCCGTCAGGAACTATAACCGGAAGTTACTGCAGTAAAAAATGTGTTTATGGAAGACCACAATAAAATTTAAGTGTCAATACTCAGCccaattcaataaaaaaaaaatcgat
This Tigriopus californicus strain San Diego chromosome 7, Tcal_SD_v2.1, whole genome shotgun sequence DNA region includes the following protein-coding sequences:
- the LOC131883449 gene encoding uncharacterized protein LOC131883449, with translation MNKTSEANKTLTKFNTDLILIQSKEGECIHDLSLMCWIASIEKWRNLLFQIPLFPQCFCSFTSGTPLRIWRMNGRASLHLKPGPRRRSNCDMETFTRKYSQHDQRQLCFNEALTNFLICDCISPEILEGEGFQRLIEELDPKLRIPISDMKKKVLGVEFQIQKRVEALLQEAREKALSVGVLQKSLQSHIGAQEEVALGLQFIDTDFRLKSLSLRSHFKTDFDFNEEVNQLELPDDCLIFGGDQFDPRWMIPNLKGIFEESLRVACGHKVLDGAMAKGQDLIKNLTLKNNVQAHVGLQCHKMGIKCPVFNNISDQDDHVLIMSTFVALEGPLKVLEMYEEVHPLVPCPAEWSCLKRIANVYKEFMKLLSGWEAWRMLTTHKVIPEVYDLSAKLQRQLVEIQGDNNPCVDVLQALLDTLNCLLPRCGSKVPVLAIGNLLDPRFHGVHLEHHDCFDATRSILEAECANARNLKAPSSSALDLHSPSSPSEILVKRLKREPETADICLQAEMDRYLALPVLKCSSTDLDILKFWRQNEIILPNLARMARKFLVVPVIPVTHLTAEQQTPNFSTMNFIKSNFQSLQC